In the Harmonia axyridis chromosome 3, icHarAxyr1.1, whole genome shotgun sequence genome, one interval contains:
- the LOC123677137 gene encoding cGMP-specific 3',5'-cyclic phosphodiesterase-like: protein MHRAPRLTLTVPNKAARRVIAPYVKVIRKKYKAPVLPESKLFKKHLERKPSVLLRDLTSFLSDNVDLPSLLHESADVLKVTTHAHGVSLYLVESATGEIYQSQRYFDIPEPRVRWKVEEGTIVAAHVASKKELVMIDDILQDERFPMGIGQKDQLTKSVLCVPIVTPDGEVNAVIELFRDTSQDPFEDKDLKIATLITGWMGAAIYQNLQRVAVHKKQELNDYLLALTKVFLEDFVPTDKMISELVKFVKVTLLAERSSFYLIDKESDELVADIYEKGIEETEGINRVNKVKLVGKEKEIVASVAKTGITVNIKDAFTDPKIGKEIDVKTGFIVRSVLCIAVKGQNEILGVIEVVNKKNGCFTRSDEILFEVFATYFGLVLQFSNLYEKVKKQEKINDVTISLLNRQVAPCIHDYNHFMKNLNVKLPSTFAEFKWYIPEDLVDEIPLLVYATVREFSEPDELNLSNFCKFVLAIRKFGRNLPFHNLEHAFDFTHTMYCILKRNESLFTPLEIKMLLITGIGHCIDRTTTTNEFLVLMNHEIVQLFPKSPWQNYHAMIISKLLEQFPIFNNMPKPEYKKFIDDVKKLIVRCDLRANFLKSFRDLKQIIITRTFDNEDPKQHELLVTLLLACGDMSLFAKPYLVARKLTQSFYAELYEEAEKIKELRPNCILMSSYDKEHYNFMPEQQVNLLNSFVVPIVSSLQFFLPNTADMFNQVIALRKTWQDIIELRGRKIWKQEDSYRKKRISFSTVKKSFCDLCFYEFKSIMFRRKCLSLFPNTVKAKKVVAPYNGKAMRRKLRATKLESDSTILKGQRSQTSVHLKNLNDFSSKNPQLHALLLEAGQVLKNSTDSDGVSVYMVDRVQNEIYLLTGDEHDIFLSRYRFEIKRGFTVATHVAFNKENVMAENFLLDSRFPEGLGFQYDNAESVLCVPVVTPDGECYAVFELVKEDDKDPFNKDDLKVTIVVTGWMGAAIHQNLQRIAMLKQEALHSYLLNVTSNFFNEKIDTTKMVSDFMNFTKETLEVTRGTFFLIDKDCADLTAEVFEEGLSTDSNMYVKKNLKAKLLHKDRGITTLVARTNKMVNVKDPVRDRRIGNEHELRTGKTIKTLLCLPIISTNGLVGIFHLLNKKYGIFTRADESTLKTFAKYVSCCLQYNTELKRLQKAEMKYSIYGGHLKRLMKPCVHEYEYSLRTMSTKVHNLLDFKWYIPEAIASDSPQIAVHMVKDLCDDGNLNHDNLVKFMLTARRLYRNVPYHNFDHAFNFMHCMYNILKRNKSTFSTFEMKVLLISSIGHDIDHSGYTNNFLHETDDILFQLYQESTWENYHFLLTSMLFDQFPIFNTTPRNYKVLMKEMKEAILATDLQRYFKNSKTLIPLIRDNNFDAANTEHRYLMKAVMMTVSDLSGQCKPYPVAKRLTDNVYREFYDEGDKYKLRGLRALPLMDRDKQNQIPEEQIQFLSFVVLPATRILESLLTNIDLSKDCTALQKAWHDAQNERDKKLKKKTHSFM from the exons atgcaTAGGGCACCACGTCTAACCTTAACTGTGCCCAATAAAGCAGCAAGAAGAGTAATAGCTCCTTATGTGAAAgttataaggaaaaaatataaagcTCCAGTTCTACCAGAAagcaaattattcaagaaacatCTTGAAAGAAAGCCAAGTGTTCTTCTAAGAGATTTAACGAGTTTTCTATCAGACAATGTGGATTTACCATCACTTTTACATGAATCTGCAGATGTATTGAAGGTAACAACACATGCTCATG GAGTATCATTATATTTAGTGGAGTCTGCTACTGGTGAGATCTACCAGAGTCAAAGATATTTCGATATACCAGAACCTAGGGTTCGGTGGAAAGTTGAAGAGGGTACGATTGTTGCGGCACATGTAGCTTCAAAAAAAGAGCTTGTGATGATAGATGATATCCTTCAAGACGAGAGGTTTCCAATGGGCATTGGACAAAAAG ATCAGCTCACCAAGTCTGTACTCTGTGTACCTATTGTCACACCAGATGGCGAAGTCAACGCAGTCATAGAACTGTTCAGGGACACATCGCAAGACCCTTTCGAAGATAAAGACCTGAAAATAGCTACTTTAATCACTGGATGGATGGGTGCAGCAATTTACCAGAATCTCCAGAGGGTTGCTGTTCATAAGAAACAAGAACTAAACGATTATCTGCTGGCATTGACAAAAGTTTTTCTTGAGGACTTTGTTCCTACAGATAAAATGATCTCAGAGTTGGTG aaatttgtGAAAGTGACTTTGTTGGCAGAAAGGAGTTCTTTCTATTTGATAGATAAAGAAAGTGATGAACTAGTAGCAGATATTTACGAAAAAGGAATTGAGGAAACAGAAGGTATTAATAGAGTGAACAAGGTTAAGTTAGTTGGTAAAGAAAAAGAGATAGTTGCATCTGTTGCCAAAACTGGCATCACTGTCAACATCAAAGATGCATTTACTGATCCTAAAATTGGAAAGGAAATCGATGTAAAAACTGGCTTCATTGTTAGATCTGTTCTTTGCATTGCCGTTAAAGGACAAAACGAAATTCTAG GTGTTATCGAGgttgtgaataaaaaaaatggttgctTCACCAGGTCCGATGAGATACTGTTTGAAGTGTTTGCAACTTATTTTGGTTTAGTGTTACAATTCAGTAACctttatgaaaaagtaaaaaaacag gaaaaaattaACGATGTTACTATTTCTCTACTGAATAGGCAAGTTGCTCCTTGCATTCATGATTATAATCATTTCATGAAGAATTTGAATGTTAAACTACCTAGTACATTTGCAGA ATTCAAATGGTATATCCCAGAAGATCTAGTGGATGAAATACCATTATTAGTTTACGCAACAGTGAGAGAATTTTCCGAACCAGACGAGCTTAATTTGAGCAACTTCTGCAAATTCGTCTTGGCGATCAGAAAATTTGGTAGAAACCTACCTTTTCACAACTTAGAACATGCTTTCGATTTTACCCACACTATGTACTGCATCCTGAAAAGAAACGAATCACTATTCACTCCTTTAGAG ATTAAAATGCTGCTCATAACAGGTATTGGACATTGCATCGACCGAACTACAACTACGAACGAATTTTTAGTATTGATGAATCACGAGATTGTGCAACTGTTTCCCAAATCACCCTGGCAAAACTATCATGCCATGATCATTAGCAAGCTCCTTGAG CAATTCCCTATCTTCAATAACATGCCTAAACCAGAATACAAGAAGTTTATTGatgatgtgaaaaaattaatagtaCGTTGTGACTTGCGTGCTAACTTTCTCAAGTCCTTCAGAGATCTGAAGCAGATAATAATTACAAGAACGTTTGATAATGAAGATCCAAAACAACATGAATTATTGGTAACCCTTTTATTGGCCTGTGGTGATATGAGCCTCTTTGCCAAACCTTATCTGGTAGCAAGAAAATTAACACAGAGTTTTTACG cTGAACTATACGAGGAAGCAGAGAAAATCAAAGAATTAAGGCCTAATTGTATTTTGATGAGCTCATACGATAAAGAACATTACAATTTTATGCCTGAACAACAAGTGAATTTGCTCAATAGTTTTGTGGTGCCAATAGTGAGtagtttgcaattttttctTCCCAACACTGCTGATATGTTCAACCAAGTCAT AGCATTGAGAAAAACATGGCAAGACATAATTGAACTACGAGGaagaaaaatatggaaacaAGAAGATTCATACAGAAAAAAGAGA ATTAGTTTCAGTACTGTCAAGAAGTCTTTTTGTGACCTATGTTTTTACGAATTCAAGTCTATTATGTTTAGGAGAAAATGTTTGTCATTATTCCCCAACACTGTCAAGGCAAAAAAAGTTGTGGCACCTTACAATGGTAAAGCTATGAGAAGAAAACTAAGAGCTACAAAACTAGAAAGTGATTCAACCATCCTTAAAGGACAAAGAAGCCAAACCAGCGTTCATCTAAAGAATTTGAATGATTTCTCTTCCAAAAATCCTCAGCTCCATGCGTTACTGCTTGAAGCAGGACAAGTCTTGAAGAATTCTACTGATTCTGACG GTGTATCAGTTTATATGGTAGATAGGgtccaaaatgaaatatatttgctGACTGGGGATGAGCATGACATATTTCTGTCTCGTTATCGTTTTGAAATAAAACGAGGCTTTACAGTTGCAACTCATGTGGCTTTCAACAAGGAAAATGTTATGGCGGAAAACTTTCTACTAGATTCCAGATTTCCAGAAGGACTTGGTTTTCAAT ACGATAATGCAGAATCAGTGTTATGTGTTCCTGTGGTAACGCCAGATGGAGAATGCTATGCTGTGTTTGAACTGGTCAAAGAAGACGATAAAGATCCGTTCAACAAAGATGATCTCAAGGTTACAATAGTGGTAACAGGATGGATGGGCGCTGCTATTCACCAGAATCTCCAAAGGATAGCCATGTTGAAACAGGAAGCTCTTCACAGTTACCTATTAAACGTTACCAGTAATTTTTTCAACGAGAAAATTGACACCACTAAAATGGTATCAGATTTTATG AATTTCACCAAAGAAACCTTAGAAGTTACTAGAGGTACATTCTTCCTTATTGATAAAGATTGTGCTGATCTCACAGCGGAAGTATTTGAAGAAGGATTAAGCACAGACAGTAATATGTATGTGAAGAAGAATCTCAAGGCAAAACTCTTACATAAAGACAGGGGTATCACCACTTTAGTAGCAAGGACGAATAAAATGGTTAATGTAAAAGATCCAGTAAGAGACAGAAGAATAGGTAATGAACATGAACTTAGAACTGGTAAAACCATCAAGACATTACTCTGCTTGCCTATAATCAGTACTAACGGACTTGTAG GAATTTTTCACTTATTAAATAAAAAGTACGGAATTTTCACAAGAGCTGATGAAAGCACACTCAAAACGTTTGCCAAATATGTTTCTTGCTGTCTCCAATACAATACAGAGTTAAAACGATTGCAAAAAGCA GAGATGAAATACAGCATATATGGAGGGCATTTGAAACGATTAATGAAGCCATGTGTACATGAGTATGAATATTCATTAAGAACTATGAGTACTAAAGTACACAATTTGCTTGA TTTCAAATGGTATATACCTGAAGCAATAGCCAGCGATTCACCTCAAATAGCTGTTCACATGGTAAAAGACTTGTGTGATGATGGCAATCTTAATCATGACAACCTGGTTAAATTCATGCTGACAGCAAGGCGGTTGTACAGGAACGTACCGTATCACAATTTCGATCATGCTTTCAATTTCATGCATTGCATGTACAACATCTTGAAGAGAAACAAATCAACTTTCAGCACCTTTGAG ATGAAAGTTCTTTTAATTTCCTCCATTGGACATGATATAGATCATAGCGGATACACCAATAATTTTTTGCATGAGACTGATGATATCTTGTTCCAACTTTACCAAGAGTCCACCTGGGAAAATTATCATTTCTTATTGACATCCATGTTGTTCGAT CAATTTCCAATATTCAATACAACTCCTAGAAATTACAAAGTACTCATGAAAGAAATGAAGGAGGCAATTTTGGCAACAGATCTTCagagatatttcaaaaatagcAAGACTTTGATACCTCTGATTAGAGATAATAATTTTGATGCAGCTAACACTGAGCACCGATATCTTATGAAGGCAGTGATGATGACTGTCTCAGATTTATCTGGGCAATGTAAGCCTTATCCTGTTGCTAAACGTCTAACCGATAATGTTTATA GAGAGTTTTATGATGAAGGTGACAAATACAAACTGCGTGGCTTGAGAGCATTGCCGTTGATGGATAGAGATAAACAGAATCAAATACCGGAAGAACAGATACAATTCCTATCGTTTGTTGTACTACCGGCAACTAGAATCTTGGAGAGCTTGTTAACAAACATTGACTTAAGTAAGGACTGCAC GGCTCTGCAAAAAGCCTGGCATGATGCACAAAATGAAAGggataaaaaattgaagaaaaaaacacatTCTTTTATGTAA
- the LOC123676110 gene encoding putative ATPase N2B, with product MNFKQKYVLKQFKQVLRLVSLRNYSSSSGPLASLTKKYETGDLSRDEIQLDACRSLENVYNSLRTYVPVKQNLFNKVFSKPIEPPKGLYIYGAVGGGKTMLMDLFYNCCNIDKKSRVHFNEFMVNVHKQIHAIKNKYGPQFRSNSKPFDPIPIVAQEITDGSWLICFDEFQVTDIADAMILKRLFTQLFANGVVVVATSNRKPDDLYKNGLQRSNFIPFIPILKRYCDVYNLDSGIDYRVKSMKNKRIMYFVKSDYKLDPVSPIFKLLVSKENDVVRTKTFTILNRNVTFCKACGGVLESSFDELCSRPLGSNDYLHLTQFFHTIIIRDVPQLSLKLKSETRRFINMIDSFYDNRLRIIITSSVPLEDLFCKDKTDDDVEQRVLMDDLDLNKAEASANVFTGDEEIFAFDRTISRITEMINEEYWKKYDR from the coding sequence atgaatttcaagcAAAAATATGTACTTAAACAATTCAAGCAAGTACTTCGTTTAGTTTCCTTAAGAAATTACTCTTCATCTAGTGGCCCTCTTGCTTCACTCACAAAGAAATATGAGACTGGCGACTTATCAAGAGATGAAATTCAGTTAGATGCTTGTAGATCTTTAGAGAATGTATATAATTCGTTACGAACATATGTTCCAGTTAAGCAAAATCTATTCAACAAAGTATTTTCTAAACCCATAGAACCACCTAAGGGTTTATACATTTATGGGGCTGTTGGTGGTGGAAAAACAATGCTCAtggatttattttataattgttgtaatattgataaaaaatctcgagtacatttcaatgaattcatGGTCAATGTCCATAAGCAGATACATGCtattaaaaacaaatatggACCACAATTTAGATCAAACTCCAAGCCATTCGACCCAATTCCAATTGTTGCTCAAGAAATTACTGATGGAAGTTGGCTTATATGCTTTGATGAGTTTCAGGTAACAGATATTGCTGATGCAATGATTCTGAAAAGATTGTTCACACAACTTTTTGCCAATGGAGTCGTTGTTGTAGCTACAAGTAATAGAAAGCCTGATGATTTGTATAAAAATGGTTTACAAAGATCCAACTTCATTCCTTTCATACCAATTTTGAAAAGATATTGTGACGTTTATAATCTTGATTCAGGTATAGATTATAGAgttaaatcgatgaaaaataaaagaattatgTATTTTGTTAAGTCGGACTATAAGTTGGACCCAGTTTCTCCAATATTTAAACTTTTGGTTTCGAAGGAAAATGATGTTGTCAGAACAAAAACTTTcacaattttaaatagaaatGTAACTTTTTGCAAAGCTTGTGGAGGAGTACTTGAATCCTCTTTCGATGAACTATGTAGCAGACCTCTAGGATCTAATGATTACCTTCATTTGACACAGTTTTTtcatactattattattagagATGTACCCCAATTGAGCTTAAAACTTAAGTCTGAAACGAGACGTTTTATTAATATGATTGATTCTTTTTATGATAATAGGCTTAGGATTATTATAACTTCATCCGTCCCCTTAGAAGATTTATTCTGTAAAGATAAAACTGATGATGACGTAGAACAAAGAGTTCTGATGGATGATTTGGATCTAAATAAGGCAGAAGCAAGTGCCAATGTTTTTACAGGGGATGAAGAAATATTTGCTTTCGATAGAACTATTTCTAGAATAACCGAAATgataaatgaagaatattggaaaaaatatgaTAGATGA